One genomic segment of Stigmatopora argus isolate UIUO_Sarg chromosome 1, RoL_Sarg_1.0, whole genome shotgun sequence includes these proteins:
- the fmnl2b gene encoding formin-like protein 2 isoform X1: protein MGNAESMESQLAVIRSRAAPVRLPMPDAAELEERFSIALNSMNLPPDKVRLLRSYDNEKKWELICDQERFQVKNPPHTYIQKLRGFLDPAVTRKKFRRRVQESTQTLRELEISLRTNHIGWVREFLNEENRGLDVLVEYLSFAQYAVTFDGEQSESGGDGASIDSPWSRSIEDLHGDCSLPSPSSSVTRTARHSISSSTLVTRSNTLPSSRTLKNSRLVCKKDDVHVCIMCLRAIMNYQYGFNMVMSHPHGVNEIALSLNNRNARTKALVLELLAAVCLVRGGHEIILSAFDNFKTVCSESMRFEKLMEHFKNEDDNIDFLVACMQFINIVVHSVEDMNFRVHLQYDFTKLNLDDHLERLKHTESDRLQVQIQAYLDNVFDVGTLLEDAETKTAALERVEELEENLSTMSERLLDVENEAMLKIVELEKQLMQTNKELDQLRDVYASANTQVHTLRRIVREKDQTIRRQSRLERQAQEAQQAGGPGAPQPQRGEGDGGVANSASPSPPPCPTLSPSPETVSYHNIGPGMGTASDMPPPPPPPPPPPMPGTVSNGLFPAPPPPAPPPPPPPPPPPCRTSELSSTLPMPPPPPPVAPPLPGCGGSPTVIFNSGLAEGPLKLFSVKIKKPIQTKFRMPVLNWVALKPSQINGTVFNDIDDEAILRDLDVEGFEELFKTKAQGPAMDLTLSRQKLPQKAPSRVSLLDANRAKNLAITLRKAGQGPDVICRAIHTFDLRTIRVDFVECLMRFLPTEAEIKLLRQYERDRKPLDALSDEDSFMIQFSRIERLNQRMSIMTFMGNFTDNVQLLTPQLHAMIAASVSIKSSQKLKKILEIILALGNYMNSSKRGAVYGFKLQSLDLLLETKSTDRTQTLLHYISNVVREKYPTAGLFYNELHYVDKAAAVSLENVLCDVKELQRGMELTWREFSVQHNAILKDFISRHESRLNKLQEDARIAQDAFEDVVKFFGESSKTMPPSVFFPIFVRFIKAYRLAEEENEQRRRQEQMLLEKLEQEEQQEEETKSPHKGKRQQQELLTELRRRQGKDSRHVYEGKDGAIEDIITALKTGPFTARSAKRSSRFFCDPAHPEEHF from the exons ATGGGGAACGCCGAGAGTATGGAGAGCCAACTGGCCGTGATCCGGTCCAGAGCCGCACCGGTCCGGCTCCCGATGCCTGACGCCGCCGAGCTAGAGGAGAGGTTCTCCATTGCACTG AATTCAATGAACCTTCCTCCAGACAAGGTGCGTTTGCTGCGTTCCTATGACAATGAGAAGAAATGGGAGCTCATCTGTGATCAG GAGAGATTCCAGGTGAAAAATCCTCCACACACATACATCCAGAAGCTGCGAGGATTCCTTGACCCGGCGGTCACACGCAAG AAGTTTAGGAGGAGGGTCCAGGAGTCGACTCAGACACTTCGAGAACTTGAGATTTCTCTTCGCACAAACCACATTGG ATGGGTTCGAGAGTTCCTGAACGAGGAGAATCGAGGGCTAGATGTCCTGGTTGAGTACTTGTCCTTTGCTCAATACGCTGTCAC GTTTGATGGTGAGCAGTCAGAGTCTGGAGGAGACGGAGCTTCTATTGACTCTCCCTGGAGTCGCTCAATTGAGGATCTCCATGGCGACTGTAGTCTCCCATCCCCTTCTTCCTCTGTAACCAGAACAGCACGACACTCAATCAG TAGTTCTACTTTGGTGACTCGTTCCAACACGCTGCCCAGTAGTCGCACACTCAAAAATTCCCGACTGGTCTGCAAGAAAGACGATGTTCACGTGTGCATCATGTGTTTACGAGCCATCATGAACTACCAG TACGGTTTCAACATGGTCATGTCCCATCCACATGGTGTCAATGAAATTGCCCTGAGTCTCAACAACAGGAATGCAAG GACCAAGGCTCTGGTATTGGAATTGTTGGCGGCTGTGTGTTTGGTCAGAGGAGGTCACGAAATCATCTTGTCAGCCTTTGACAACTTTAAAACT gtttgCTCAGAGTCCATGCGTTTCGAAAAACTGATGGAACATTTCAAGAATGAAGACGACAACATCGACTTCTTG GTGGCATGCATGCAGTTTATTAATATTGTAGTCCACTCAGTGGAAGATATGAACTTCCGGGTCCATCTGCAGTATGACTTCACTAAACTTAATCTGGATGACCATCTAGAG AGGCTGAAGCACACAGAGAGCGACAGACTACAGGTGCAGATTCAGGCCTACCTGGATAATGTGTTTGATGTCGGGACACTGCTGGAAGATGCGGAGACGAAAACAGCAGCCCTCGAAAGAGTGGAAGAGCTGGAGGAGAACTTGAGCACC ATGTCAGAACGCCTGCTTGATGTGGAAAATGAAGCAATGCTGAAGATCGTGGAACTGGAAAAGCAGCtcatgcaaacaaacaaagagtTGGACCAACTCCGG GACGTGTATGCCAGTGCCAATACACAAGTGCACACCTTAAGGCGGATTGTTCGGGAGAAGGATCAGACCATTCGCCGTCAAAGTCGTCTCGAGCGACAGGCGCAGGAGGCCCAGCAAGCAGGTGGTCCTGGAGCTCCTCAACCCCAGAGAGGAGAAGGTGATGGCGGCGTGGCCAATTCTGCCTCACCCTCACCTCCTCCCTGTCCCACTCTTTCTCCCAG CCCAGAGACGGTATCCTATCATAACATTGGACCAGGAATGGGCACTGCTTCAGATATgccacccccaccccctccacctccaccaccaccaatGCCAGGCACAG TTTCCAATGGATTATTCCCTGCTCCTCCACCACCTGctccacctccacctccaccGCCTCCTCCCCCTCCGTGCCGAACCAGCGAGCTCTCCTCTACTCTTCCGATgccacctcctcctccacctgtGGCCCCCCCACTTCCGGGTTGTGGGGGGTCACCCACTGTCATCTTCAACTCTGGACTAGCAG AGGGACCACTCAAGTTATTCT CGGTCAAGATAAAGAAGCCCATCCAGACCAAGTTTCGGATGCCGGTTTTGAATTGGGTCGCTCTGAAGCCAAGTCAAATCAACGGCACGGTCTTTAATGACATTGATGACGAAGCCATCTTGCGG GATCTGGATGTGGAGGGCTTTGAGGAGCTTTTCAAAACAAAGGCTCAGGGTCCAGCGATGGACTTAACATTGTCACGACagaaacttccccaaaaagcgCCATCCAGAGTCTCTCTGCTGGATGCCAACCGAGCCAAAAATTTGGCAATCACACTTCGAAAGGCCGGTCAGGGTCCAGATGTCATCTGCCGTGCCATCCACAC GTTTGACCTGCGGACAATTCGAGTGGATTTTGTGGAGTGTCTGATGCGCTTCCTGCCAACTGAAGCTGAGATAAAGCTTCTCCGGCAGTATGAGAGGGACCGAAAACCATTGGACGCGCTGAGTGACGAAGACAGCTTCATGATCCAGTTCAGTCGCATTGAAAGACTCAACCAGCGCATGTCCATTATGACCTTCATGGGAAACTTCACTGACAACGTGCAACTGCTAACACCG CAACTACACGCCATGATTGCGGCATCTGTTTCGATCAAATCGTCTCAAAAACTGAAGAAGATACTCGAA ATCATCTTAGCCCTTGGAAACTACATGAACAGTAGCAAGAGAGGGGCTGTGTATGGCTTCAAACTACAGAGCTTGGACCTG CTCCTGGAGACCAAATCGACGGACAGAACACAGACGTTGCTTCACTACATTAGCAATGTGGTCCGAGAGAAATATCCCACAGCGGGACTCTTCTACAATGAACTTCACTACGTGGACAAGGCGGCTGCTG TGAGTCTGGAAAATGTTTTGTGTGACGTAAAGGAGCTGCAGCGAGGGATGGAACTCACCTGGCGGGAGTTCAGTGTCCAGCACAATGCCATCTTGAAGGATTTCATCAGCAGGCACGAATCACGACTCAACAAACTTCAGGAGGATGCACGCATAGCCCAG GACGCCTTTGAAGATGTGGTGAAATTTTTCGGGGAGAGCTCCAAGACGATGCCGCCATCCGTTTTCTTCCCCATCTTTGTTCGTTTCATCAAAGCTTACAGG CTTGCTGAAGAGGAGAACGAACAGCGAAGGCGTCAGGAGCAGATGTTGTTGGAGAAACTGGAACAGGAGGAGCAGCAGGAGGAAGAGACCAAG TCCCCTCATAAAGGCAAACGCCAGCAGCAGGAGCTTCTGACAGAGCTGAGACGACGACAAGGAAAGGACAGCCGACACGTTTACGAGGGAAAAGACGGTGCCATCGAAGACATCATCACGG CTCTAAAAACCGGGCCCTTCACAGCTCGGTCGGCCAAACGTAGCTCTCGATTCTTCTGTGACCCCGCCCACCCCGAGGAACACTTTTAG
- the fmnl2b gene encoding formin-like protein 2 isoform X2 — MGNAESMESQLAVIRSRAAPVRLPMPDAAELEERFSIALNSMNLPPDKVRLLRSYDNEKKWELICDQERFQVKNPPHTYIQKLRGFLDPAVTRKKFRRRVQESTQTLRELEISLRTNHIGWVREFLNEENRGLDVLVEYLSFAQYAVTFDGEQSESGGDGASIDSPWSRSIEDLHGDCSLPSPSSSVTRTARHSISSTLVTRSNTLPSSRTLKNSRLVCKKDDVHVCIMCLRAIMNYQYGFNMVMSHPHGVNEIALSLNNRNARTKALVLELLAAVCLVRGGHEIILSAFDNFKTVCSESMRFEKLMEHFKNEDDNIDFLVACMQFINIVVHSVEDMNFRVHLQYDFTKLNLDDHLERLKHTESDRLQVQIQAYLDNVFDVGTLLEDAETKTAALERVEELEENLSTMSERLLDVENEAMLKIVELEKQLMQTNKELDQLRDVYASANTQVHTLRRIVREKDQTIRRQSRLERQAQEAQQAGGPGAPQPQRGEGDGGVANSASPSPPPCPTLSPSPETVSYHNIGPGMGTASDMPPPPPPPPPPPMPGTVSNGLFPAPPPPAPPPPPPPPPPPCRTSELSSTLPMPPPPPPVAPPLPGCGGSPTVIFNSGLAEGPLKLFSVKIKKPIQTKFRMPVLNWVALKPSQINGTVFNDIDDEAILRDLDVEGFEELFKTKAQGPAMDLTLSRQKLPQKAPSRVSLLDANRAKNLAITLRKAGQGPDVICRAIHTFDLRTIRVDFVECLMRFLPTEAEIKLLRQYERDRKPLDALSDEDSFMIQFSRIERLNQRMSIMTFMGNFTDNVQLLTPQLHAMIAASVSIKSSQKLKKILEIILALGNYMNSSKRGAVYGFKLQSLDLLLETKSTDRTQTLLHYISNVVREKYPTAGLFYNELHYVDKAAAVSLENVLCDVKELQRGMELTWREFSVQHNAILKDFISRHESRLNKLQEDARIAQDAFEDVVKFFGESSKTMPPSVFFPIFVRFIKAYRLAEEENEQRRRQEQMLLEKLEQEEQQEEETKSPHKGKRQQQELLTELRRRQGKDSRHVYEGKDGAIEDIITALKTGPFTARSAKRSSRFFCDPAHPEEHF, encoded by the exons ATGGGGAACGCCGAGAGTATGGAGAGCCAACTGGCCGTGATCCGGTCCAGAGCCGCACCGGTCCGGCTCCCGATGCCTGACGCCGCCGAGCTAGAGGAGAGGTTCTCCATTGCACTG AATTCAATGAACCTTCCTCCAGACAAGGTGCGTTTGCTGCGTTCCTATGACAATGAGAAGAAATGGGAGCTCATCTGTGATCAG GAGAGATTCCAGGTGAAAAATCCTCCACACACATACATCCAGAAGCTGCGAGGATTCCTTGACCCGGCGGTCACACGCAAG AAGTTTAGGAGGAGGGTCCAGGAGTCGACTCAGACACTTCGAGAACTTGAGATTTCTCTTCGCACAAACCACATTGG ATGGGTTCGAGAGTTCCTGAACGAGGAGAATCGAGGGCTAGATGTCCTGGTTGAGTACTTGTCCTTTGCTCAATACGCTGTCAC GTTTGATGGTGAGCAGTCAGAGTCTGGAGGAGACGGAGCTTCTATTGACTCTCCCTGGAGTCGCTCAATTGAGGATCTCCATGGCGACTGTAGTCTCCCATCCCCTTCTTCCTCTGTAACCAGAACAGCACGACACTCAATCAG TTCTACTTTGGTGACTCGTTCCAACACGCTGCCCAGTAGTCGCACACTCAAAAATTCCCGACTGGTCTGCAAGAAAGACGATGTTCACGTGTGCATCATGTGTTTACGAGCCATCATGAACTACCAG TACGGTTTCAACATGGTCATGTCCCATCCACATGGTGTCAATGAAATTGCCCTGAGTCTCAACAACAGGAATGCAAG GACCAAGGCTCTGGTATTGGAATTGTTGGCGGCTGTGTGTTTGGTCAGAGGAGGTCACGAAATCATCTTGTCAGCCTTTGACAACTTTAAAACT gtttgCTCAGAGTCCATGCGTTTCGAAAAACTGATGGAACATTTCAAGAATGAAGACGACAACATCGACTTCTTG GTGGCATGCATGCAGTTTATTAATATTGTAGTCCACTCAGTGGAAGATATGAACTTCCGGGTCCATCTGCAGTATGACTTCACTAAACTTAATCTGGATGACCATCTAGAG AGGCTGAAGCACACAGAGAGCGACAGACTACAGGTGCAGATTCAGGCCTACCTGGATAATGTGTTTGATGTCGGGACACTGCTGGAAGATGCGGAGACGAAAACAGCAGCCCTCGAAAGAGTGGAAGAGCTGGAGGAGAACTTGAGCACC ATGTCAGAACGCCTGCTTGATGTGGAAAATGAAGCAATGCTGAAGATCGTGGAACTGGAAAAGCAGCtcatgcaaacaaacaaagagtTGGACCAACTCCGG GACGTGTATGCCAGTGCCAATACACAAGTGCACACCTTAAGGCGGATTGTTCGGGAGAAGGATCAGACCATTCGCCGTCAAAGTCGTCTCGAGCGACAGGCGCAGGAGGCCCAGCAAGCAGGTGGTCCTGGAGCTCCTCAACCCCAGAGAGGAGAAGGTGATGGCGGCGTGGCCAATTCTGCCTCACCCTCACCTCCTCCCTGTCCCACTCTTTCTCCCAG CCCAGAGACGGTATCCTATCATAACATTGGACCAGGAATGGGCACTGCTTCAGATATgccacccccaccccctccacctccaccaccaccaatGCCAGGCACAG TTTCCAATGGATTATTCCCTGCTCCTCCACCACCTGctccacctccacctccaccGCCTCCTCCCCCTCCGTGCCGAACCAGCGAGCTCTCCTCTACTCTTCCGATgccacctcctcctccacctgtGGCCCCCCCACTTCCGGGTTGTGGGGGGTCACCCACTGTCATCTTCAACTCTGGACTAGCAG AGGGACCACTCAAGTTATTCT CGGTCAAGATAAAGAAGCCCATCCAGACCAAGTTTCGGATGCCGGTTTTGAATTGGGTCGCTCTGAAGCCAAGTCAAATCAACGGCACGGTCTTTAATGACATTGATGACGAAGCCATCTTGCGG GATCTGGATGTGGAGGGCTTTGAGGAGCTTTTCAAAACAAAGGCTCAGGGTCCAGCGATGGACTTAACATTGTCACGACagaaacttccccaaaaagcgCCATCCAGAGTCTCTCTGCTGGATGCCAACCGAGCCAAAAATTTGGCAATCACACTTCGAAAGGCCGGTCAGGGTCCAGATGTCATCTGCCGTGCCATCCACAC GTTTGACCTGCGGACAATTCGAGTGGATTTTGTGGAGTGTCTGATGCGCTTCCTGCCAACTGAAGCTGAGATAAAGCTTCTCCGGCAGTATGAGAGGGACCGAAAACCATTGGACGCGCTGAGTGACGAAGACAGCTTCATGATCCAGTTCAGTCGCATTGAAAGACTCAACCAGCGCATGTCCATTATGACCTTCATGGGAAACTTCACTGACAACGTGCAACTGCTAACACCG CAACTACACGCCATGATTGCGGCATCTGTTTCGATCAAATCGTCTCAAAAACTGAAGAAGATACTCGAA ATCATCTTAGCCCTTGGAAACTACATGAACAGTAGCAAGAGAGGGGCTGTGTATGGCTTCAAACTACAGAGCTTGGACCTG CTCCTGGAGACCAAATCGACGGACAGAACACAGACGTTGCTTCACTACATTAGCAATGTGGTCCGAGAGAAATATCCCACAGCGGGACTCTTCTACAATGAACTTCACTACGTGGACAAGGCGGCTGCTG TGAGTCTGGAAAATGTTTTGTGTGACGTAAAGGAGCTGCAGCGAGGGATGGAACTCACCTGGCGGGAGTTCAGTGTCCAGCACAATGCCATCTTGAAGGATTTCATCAGCAGGCACGAATCACGACTCAACAAACTTCAGGAGGATGCACGCATAGCCCAG GACGCCTTTGAAGATGTGGTGAAATTTTTCGGGGAGAGCTCCAAGACGATGCCGCCATCCGTTTTCTTCCCCATCTTTGTTCGTTTCATCAAAGCTTACAGG CTTGCTGAAGAGGAGAACGAACAGCGAAGGCGTCAGGAGCAGATGTTGTTGGAGAAACTGGAACAGGAGGAGCAGCAGGAGGAAGAGACCAAG TCCCCTCATAAAGGCAAACGCCAGCAGCAGGAGCTTCTGACAGAGCTGAGACGACGACAAGGAAAGGACAGCCGACACGTTTACGAGGGAAAAGACGGTGCCATCGAAGACATCATCACGG CTCTAAAAACCGGGCCCTTCACAGCTCGGTCGGCCAAACGTAGCTCTCGATTCTTCTGTGACCCCGCCCACCCCGAGGAACACTTTTAG
- the fmnl2b gene encoding formin-like protein 2 isoform X3, with protein MGNAESMESQLAVIRSRAAPVRLPMPDAAELEERFSIALNSMNLPPDKVRLLRSYDNEKKWELICDQERFQVKNPPHTYIQKLRGFLDPAVTRKKFRRRVQESTQTLRELEISLRTNHIGWVREFLNEENRGLDVLVEYLSFAQYAVTFDGEQSESGGDGASIDSPWSRSIEDLHGDCSLPSPSSSVTRTARHSISSTLVTRSNTLPSSRTLKNSRLVCKKDDVHVCIMCLRAIMNYQYGFNMVMSHPHGVNEIALSLNNRNARTKALVLELLAAVCLVRGGHEIILSAFDNFKTVCSESMRFEKLMEHFKNEDDNIDFLVACMQFINIVVHSVEDMNFRVHLQYDFTKLNLDDHLERLKHTESDRLQVQIQAYLDNVFDVGTLLEDAETKTAALERVEELEENLSTMSERLLDVENEAMLKIVELEKQLMQTNKELDQLRDVYASANTQVHTLRRIVREKDQTIRRQSRLERQAQEAQQAGGPGAPQPQRGEGDGGVANSASPSPPPCPTLSPSPETVSYHNIGPGMGTASDMPPPPPPPPPPPMPGTVSNGLFPAPPPPAPPPPPPPPPPPCRTSELSSTLPMPPPPPPVAPPLPGCGGSPTVIFNSGLAAVKIKKPIQTKFRMPVLNWVALKPSQINGTVFNDIDDEAILRDLDVEGFEELFKTKAQGPAMDLTLSRQKLPQKAPSRVSLLDANRAKNLAITLRKAGQGPDVICRAIHTFDLRTIRVDFVECLMRFLPTEAEIKLLRQYERDRKPLDALSDEDSFMIQFSRIERLNQRMSIMTFMGNFTDNVQLLTPQLHAMIAASVSIKSSQKLKKILEIILALGNYMNSSKRGAVYGFKLQSLDLLLETKSTDRTQTLLHYISNVVREKYPTAGLFYNELHYVDKAAAVSLENVLCDVKELQRGMELTWREFSVQHNAILKDFISRHESRLNKLQEDARIAQDAFEDVVKFFGESSKTMPPSVFFPIFVRFIKAYRLAEEENEQRRRQEQMLLEKLEQEEQQEEETKSPHKGKRQQQELLTELRRRQGKDSRHVYEGKDGAIEDIITALKTGPFTARSAKRSSRFFCDPAHPEEHF; from the exons ATGGGGAACGCCGAGAGTATGGAGAGCCAACTGGCCGTGATCCGGTCCAGAGCCGCACCGGTCCGGCTCCCGATGCCTGACGCCGCCGAGCTAGAGGAGAGGTTCTCCATTGCACTG AATTCAATGAACCTTCCTCCAGACAAGGTGCGTTTGCTGCGTTCCTATGACAATGAGAAGAAATGGGAGCTCATCTGTGATCAG GAGAGATTCCAGGTGAAAAATCCTCCACACACATACATCCAGAAGCTGCGAGGATTCCTTGACCCGGCGGTCACACGCAAG AAGTTTAGGAGGAGGGTCCAGGAGTCGACTCAGACACTTCGAGAACTTGAGATTTCTCTTCGCACAAACCACATTGG ATGGGTTCGAGAGTTCCTGAACGAGGAGAATCGAGGGCTAGATGTCCTGGTTGAGTACTTGTCCTTTGCTCAATACGCTGTCAC GTTTGATGGTGAGCAGTCAGAGTCTGGAGGAGACGGAGCTTCTATTGACTCTCCCTGGAGTCGCTCAATTGAGGATCTCCATGGCGACTGTAGTCTCCCATCCCCTTCTTCCTCTGTAACCAGAACAGCACGACACTCAATCAG TTCTACTTTGGTGACTCGTTCCAACACGCTGCCCAGTAGTCGCACACTCAAAAATTCCCGACTGGTCTGCAAGAAAGACGATGTTCACGTGTGCATCATGTGTTTACGAGCCATCATGAACTACCAG TACGGTTTCAACATGGTCATGTCCCATCCACATGGTGTCAATGAAATTGCCCTGAGTCTCAACAACAGGAATGCAAG GACCAAGGCTCTGGTATTGGAATTGTTGGCGGCTGTGTGTTTGGTCAGAGGAGGTCACGAAATCATCTTGTCAGCCTTTGACAACTTTAAAACT gtttgCTCAGAGTCCATGCGTTTCGAAAAACTGATGGAACATTTCAAGAATGAAGACGACAACATCGACTTCTTG GTGGCATGCATGCAGTTTATTAATATTGTAGTCCACTCAGTGGAAGATATGAACTTCCGGGTCCATCTGCAGTATGACTTCACTAAACTTAATCTGGATGACCATCTAGAG AGGCTGAAGCACACAGAGAGCGACAGACTACAGGTGCAGATTCAGGCCTACCTGGATAATGTGTTTGATGTCGGGACACTGCTGGAAGATGCGGAGACGAAAACAGCAGCCCTCGAAAGAGTGGAAGAGCTGGAGGAGAACTTGAGCACC ATGTCAGAACGCCTGCTTGATGTGGAAAATGAAGCAATGCTGAAGATCGTGGAACTGGAAAAGCAGCtcatgcaaacaaacaaagagtTGGACCAACTCCGG GACGTGTATGCCAGTGCCAATACACAAGTGCACACCTTAAGGCGGATTGTTCGGGAGAAGGATCAGACCATTCGCCGTCAAAGTCGTCTCGAGCGACAGGCGCAGGAGGCCCAGCAAGCAGGTGGTCCTGGAGCTCCTCAACCCCAGAGAGGAGAAGGTGATGGCGGCGTGGCCAATTCTGCCTCACCCTCACCTCCTCCCTGTCCCACTCTTTCTCCCAG CCCAGAGACGGTATCCTATCATAACATTGGACCAGGAATGGGCACTGCTTCAGATATgccacccccaccccctccacctccaccaccaccaatGCCAGGCACAG TTTCCAATGGATTATTCCCTGCTCCTCCACCACCTGctccacctccacctccaccGCCTCCTCCCCCTCCGTGCCGAACCAGCGAGCTCTCCTCTACTCTTCCGATgccacctcctcctccacctgtGGCCCCCCCACTTCCGGGTTGTGGGGGGTCACCCACTGTCATCTTCAACTCTGGACTAGCAG CGGTCAAGATAAAGAAGCCCATCCAGACCAAGTTTCGGATGCCGGTTTTGAATTGGGTCGCTCTGAAGCCAAGTCAAATCAACGGCACGGTCTTTAATGACATTGATGACGAAGCCATCTTGCGG GATCTGGATGTGGAGGGCTTTGAGGAGCTTTTCAAAACAAAGGCTCAGGGTCCAGCGATGGACTTAACATTGTCACGACagaaacttccccaaaaagcgCCATCCAGAGTCTCTCTGCTGGATGCCAACCGAGCCAAAAATTTGGCAATCACACTTCGAAAGGCCGGTCAGGGTCCAGATGTCATCTGCCGTGCCATCCACAC GTTTGACCTGCGGACAATTCGAGTGGATTTTGTGGAGTGTCTGATGCGCTTCCTGCCAACTGAAGCTGAGATAAAGCTTCTCCGGCAGTATGAGAGGGACCGAAAACCATTGGACGCGCTGAGTGACGAAGACAGCTTCATGATCCAGTTCAGTCGCATTGAAAGACTCAACCAGCGCATGTCCATTATGACCTTCATGGGAAACTTCACTGACAACGTGCAACTGCTAACACCG CAACTACACGCCATGATTGCGGCATCTGTTTCGATCAAATCGTCTCAAAAACTGAAGAAGATACTCGAA ATCATCTTAGCCCTTGGAAACTACATGAACAGTAGCAAGAGAGGGGCTGTGTATGGCTTCAAACTACAGAGCTTGGACCTG CTCCTGGAGACCAAATCGACGGACAGAACACAGACGTTGCTTCACTACATTAGCAATGTGGTCCGAGAGAAATATCCCACAGCGGGACTCTTCTACAATGAACTTCACTACGTGGACAAGGCGGCTGCTG TGAGTCTGGAAAATGTTTTGTGTGACGTAAAGGAGCTGCAGCGAGGGATGGAACTCACCTGGCGGGAGTTCAGTGTCCAGCACAATGCCATCTTGAAGGATTTCATCAGCAGGCACGAATCACGACTCAACAAACTTCAGGAGGATGCACGCATAGCCCAG GACGCCTTTGAAGATGTGGTGAAATTTTTCGGGGAGAGCTCCAAGACGATGCCGCCATCCGTTTTCTTCCCCATCTTTGTTCGTTTCATCAAAGCTTACAGG CTTGCTGAAGAGGAGAACGAACAGCGAAGGCGTCAGGAGCAGATGTTGTTGGAGAAACTGGAACAGGAGGAGCAGCAGGAGGAAGAGACCAAG TCCCCTCATAAAGGCAAACGCCAGCAGCAGGAGCTTCTGACAGAGCTGAGACGACGACAAGGAAAGGACAGCCGACACGTTTACGAGGGAAAAGACGGTGCCATCGAAGACATCATCACGG CTCTAAAAACCGGGCCCTTCACAGCTCGGTCGGCCAAACGTAGCTCTCGATTCTTCTGTGACCCCGCCCACCCCGAGGAACACTTTTAG